The Williamsia sp. DF01-3 genome has a window encoding:
- the bluB gene encoding 5,6-dimethylbenzimidazole synthase, with translation MNPHAFADSERASVYRAIGERRDMRRFVPDSVVPEEVLTRLLQAAHAAPSVGLMQPWRFLRITDNMLRRKIRDIVDEERCRTAEALGERSDEFLQLKVEGVLDCAELLVVALGDDRDRHIFGRRTMPRMDLASVSCAIQNMWLAARAEGLGMGWVSLFDPEVLGDLLALPPGAEPVAVLCLGPVPDFPDRPALEIDDWAHGRPISEFVTENRWS, from the coding sequence GTGAATCCGCACGCTTTCGCCGACTCCGAACGAGCATCCGTGTACCGGGCCATCGGCGAACGACGAGACATGCGGCGGTTCGTTCCCGATTCGGTGGTGCCCGAGGAAGTCCTGACGCGGCTCCTGCAGGCTGCCCATGCGGCCCCGAGTGTGGGGCTGATGCAGCCCTGGCGATTCCTGCGCATCACCGACAACATGCTGCGCCGGAAGATCCGCGACATCGTCGACGAAGAACGGTGTCGGACTGCGGAGGCGTTGGGGGAGCGGTCGGACGAGTTCCTTCAGCTGAAGGTCGAAGGTGTTCTCGATTGTGCCGAACTGCTGGTCGTGGCACTCGGCGACGACCGCGACCGGCACATTTTCGGGCGTCGAACGATGCCGAGAATGGACCTCGCCTCGGTGTCCTGTGCCATCCAGAACATGTGGTTGGCCGCCCGGGCGGAAGGTCTCGGGATGGGGTGGGTGTCGCTGTTCGATCCTGAGGTCCTCGGCGATCTTCTCGCCCTGCCGCCCGGCGCCGAGCCGGTCGCAGTGCTCTGTCTCGGACCAGTTCCCGATTTCCCCGACAGGCCGGCCCTGGAGATCGATGATTGGGCACACGGTCGGCCGATCTCGGAGTTCGTCACCGAAAACCGCTGGAGCTGA
- a CDS encoding LysR family transcriptional regulator, whose product MELRQLEYFVAVADESNFTRAAERVHISQSGVSAQIRQLEKELNCELFDRSSRVVRLTPAGRAALEPARHALAAAAGVEQAVDEVAGLLRGHLTIGMVTGCTITPLFAALEKFHRSHPGVEVMLRESSSDLMVGEVRSGTIDLALIGAAGSLPSGLNSMTIMSEGLCAMVPVGHSLDRRKSLSVNDIADQRIIAMPAGTGLRTAFDRACLAHGVEPVIALEASAPDAIVELAARGLGIGILSMSMADDHRDRLTVVPLAGLPDPALLAVVWPESAGPAVRALVPELEEAFAL is encoded by the coding sequence ATGGAGCTACGTCAACTCGAGTACTTCGTCGCGGTGGCTGACGAATCGAACTTCACGCGTGCGGCAGAACGGGTTCACATCAGTCAATCCGGGGTGAGCGCACAGATCCGGCAGCTCGAGAAGGAGCTGAACTGCGAATTGTTCGACCGCTCCAGTCGGGTGGTGCGGCTGACGCCGGCTGGGCGTGCGGCACTCGAACCGGCTCGGCATGCGCTGGCTGCGGCTGCGGGAGTGGAACAGGCTGTCGACGAGGTGGCGGGTTTGCTGCGCGGCCACCTCACCATCGGCATGGTGACCGGTTGCACCATCACGCCGTTGTTTGCCGCCTTGGAGAAGTTCCATCGATCGCATCCCGGGGTGGAGGTGATGTTGCGCGAGAGCTCATCGGACCTGATGGTCGGTGAAGTACGCAGTGGAACAATCGATCTCGCTCTGATCGGTGCGGCCGGTAGTCTTCCGTCCGGGCTCAACTCGATGACGATCATGAGTGAAGGTCTGTGTGCGATGGTGCCTGTGGGCCACTCGTTGGACAGGCGGAAAAGCTTGAGTGTGAACGACATCGCCGACCAACGCATCATCGCCATGCCTGCGGGGACCGGTCTGAGAACAGCATTCGACCGAGCATGTCTTGCTCACGGTGTGGAACCGGTGATCGCGCTGGAGGCAAGTGCACCGGACGCCATCGTGGAACTGGCAGCCAGGGGACTCGGAATCGGCATACTGAGCATGTCGATGGCGGACGATCATCGTGATCGACTCACCGTTGTTCCCCTTGCCGGTCTACCTGATCCCGCACTGCTGGCTGTCGTCTGGCCCGAGTCCGCCGGCCCGGCCGTTCGTGCGCTGGTGCCCGAACTCGAGGAGGCATTCGCGCTGTGA